One genomic segment of Clostridium saccharoperbutylacetonicum N1-4(HMT) includes these proteins:
- a CDS encoding nitroreductase family protein produces MEILECINSKRSIRAYTDEIIPEEVLNNLIELGTKSSTGSGLEPWGFVIIQDKNEINSLSERTKQYLLDNFEKYPYLHQYENWLKNPQYSIFNHASTLLIIYGNVESHWHVYDCSLVAGNIMLAAHSIGIGTCWIGFAEHTLNTKEFKEKYGVPEQYELVCPMSIGYMKTKLTPPKRKKPIIFNKK; encoded by the coding sequence ATGGAAATTTTAGAATGTATTAATAGCAAAAGAAGTATTAGAGCATATACAGATGAAATAATACCTGAAGAAGTTCTAAATAATCTAATTGAACTTGGTACAAAATCATCAACCGGTTCAGGTCTTGAACCATGGGGATTTGTAATTATTCAAGATAAAAATGAAATAAATTCATTATCTGAAAGGACAAAACAATATTTATTAGATAATTTTGAAAAATATCCTTATTTACATCAATATGAAAATTGGTTAAAGAACCCACAATATAGTATTTTCAATCACGCAAGTACATTGCTGATTATTTATGGAAATGTAGAATCTCATTGGCATGTTTATGATTGCAGTCTTGTAGCAGGAAATATTATGTTGGCAGCTCATAGTATAGGAATTGGAACTTGTTGGATTGGATTTGCAGAGCATACTTTAAACACAAAGGAATTTAAAGAAAAGTATGGTGTTCCAGAACAATATGAATTGGTTTGCCCTATGAGTATTGGATATATGAAAACTAAATTGACACCACCAAAAAGAAAAAAACCAATAATATTTAATAAAAAATAA
- a CDS encoding MerR family transcriptional regulator has translation MNKNQKIYFSTGEFAKIVGVTKHTLFHYDKLGIFSPEIKGENEYRYYSAFQVEPFFVISALKELGMPLKEIKAYLDIRTPNELIDLLNNQNNKIDAEINRLLAIKNLISQKVKTTQSIFNITNEKIFISKEEMELFFISNALPNSDYGNIPLSFANHMRYCTENNIISPFTVGQMLSLENVKKANYNLYSFFYTKISAPLTENNLYKKEAGNYLTAYHTTGYDSIGETYLKILDFANENNLNLSEYFFEDVILDELSVSGYENFVIKTSILIKK, from the coding sequence ATGAATAAAAATCAAAAAATTTATTTCTCAACTGGTGAATTTGCTAAAATTGTTGGCGTTACAAAGCATACACTTTTTCACTATGATAAATTAGGAATATTTTCACCAGAAATAAAAGGAGAAAATGAATATAGATATTATTCTGCTTTTCAAGTTGAACCTTTTTTTGTTATATCAGCTTTAAAAGAATTGGGAATGCCACTTAAAGAAATCAAAGCATATTTAGATATAAGAACTCCAAATGAATTGATAGATCTCTTAAATAATCAAAATAATAAAATAGATGCAGAAATTAATAGACTCTTAGCTATAAAAAATTTAATTTCTCAAAAAGTTAAAACAACTCAATCCATATTCAATATAACTAACGAAAAAATTTTTATATCAAAAGAGGAAATGGAATTATTCTTCATTTCAAATGCACTTCCAAATTCAGACTATGGAAATATCCCACTATCTTTTGCAAACCATATGAGATATTGTACTGAAAATAATATTATCTCTCCATTTACTGTTGGGCAAATGCTTAGCTTAGAAAATGTAAAAAAAGCCAATTATAATTTATATAGCTTTTTTTATACAAAAATTTCAGCACCATTAACAGAAAATAATTTATATAAAAAAGAAGCAGGTAACTATTTAACTGCTTATCATACAACTGGATATGACTCTATAGGAGAAACCTATTTAAAAATTCTTGACTTTGCTAATGAAAATAATTTAAATTTAAGTGAGTATTTTTTTGAAGATGTAATTTTAGATGAATTGTCTGTATCTGGTTACGAAAACTTTGTTATAAAAACTTCTATTTTAATAAAAAAATAA
- a CDS encoding DMT family transporter yields MNKNWIFIIISGIIEVLWATGLKYSNGVITWIGVVMLIGLSFWLLFEATKEVPVATVYAVFTGIGTVGTVLTGMIFFNEAFSWNKILFITVLLIGILGLKIVTPNSDTKGEI; encoded by the coding sequence ATGAATAAAAACTGGATATTTATAATAATTTCTGGAATTATAGAAGTACTTTGGGCTACAGGATTAAAATACTCAAATGGTGTAATTACTTGGATAGGAGTAGTAATGCTTATAGGTTTATCCTTTTGGTTATTGTTTGAAGCTACAAAAGAAGTTCCAGTTGCAACAGTTTATGCTGTTTTTACAGGAATAGGGACAGTGGGTACAGTTTTAACGGGGATGATTTTTTTTAATGAAGCCTTTAGCTGGAACAAAATATTATTTATTACTGTACTTTTAATAGGAATATTAGGTTTGAAAATTGTTACACCAAATTCAGATACGAAAGGAGAAATTTAA
- a CDS encoding DMT family transporter, producing MGWMFLILAGCCEVFGVDSMNRVMKYKNIQSYLRVFIGFVFSLTFLSMAMKTLPMGISYAVWTGMGTVGGTLVGMIFYGESKDYKRILFIGMILVGVIGLKLVA from the coding sequence ATGGGTTGGATGTTTTTAATTTTAGCTGGCTGCTGTGAAGTATTTGGTGTTGATAGTATGAATAGAGTGATGAAATATAAAAATATACAGTCTTATTTAAGGGTATTTATTGGATTTGTATTCAGTTTAACTTTTTTATCCATGGCAATGAAAACACTTCCTATGGGAATTTCTTATGCAGTTTGGACAGGAATGGGAACTGTAGGAGGAACCCTTGTGGGGATGATATTTTATGGTGAATCAAAGGATTATAAAAGGATTTTATTTATAGGTATGATTTTAGTTGGAGTAATAGGTTTGAAATTGGTAGCATAA
- a CDS encoding metal ABC transporter solute-binding protein, Zn/Mn family produces MKKKIISGVLALMTGILLIGCGANTQTTSDNAQKVKADKLKITVSIYPLQEFTEEIAGDKAEVTCLVPNNVEPHDYEPKAQDLEVLTKSDAFIYNGLGMESWVYKVNDVIKDKKIPIVESTKGVEARKEENAIDPHSWLSLKNAEIQSENIKNTLVKLDEKIKDYYEENYNKFKGELESLYNENKPKFEKLNKKNFVTGHAAFGYLCRDFGLTQKSVENLFGEGEPTPKQLEDLVKFCRESNIKTVFSESLASPKVSETLANEVGAKVVPILTLESKEDDKSYIESMRYNLDEIYKCLENE; encoded by the coding sequence ATGAAAAAGAAAATTATTTCAGGAGTTTTAGCTTTAATGACAGGTATTTTACTAATAGGCTGTGGGGCTAATACCCAAACAACATCAGATAACGCTCAAAAAGTAAAAGCTGATAAATTGAAAATCACAGTGTCAATTTATCCATTACAAGAATTCACAGAAGAAATTGCAGGAGATAAAGCAGAAGTTACCTGTTTAGTCCCTAATAACGTTGAACCACATGATTATGAGCCCAAAGCGCAAGATCTTGAAGTTCTAACTAAAAGTGATGCTTTTATTTATAATGGACTTGGGATGGAGAGTTGGGTTTATAAAGTCAACGACGTAATAAAAGATAAAAAAATACCTATTGTAGAGTCAACTAAAGGAGTAGAAGCAAGAAAAGAAGAAAATGCCATCGATCCTCATAGTTGGTTAAGTTTAAAAAATGCAGAAATACAGTCTGAAAATATAAAAAATACCCTTGTAAAATTAGATGAAAAGATTAAAGATTATTACGAAGAAAACTATAATAAATTTAAAGGTGAATTGGAAAGTTTGTATAATGAAAATAAACCTAAATTTGAAAAATTAAATAAAAAGAATTTTGTAACAGGACATGCTGCCTTTGGTTATTTGTGCAGAGATTTTGGATTAACACAAAAGTCAGTAGAAAATCTATTTGGAGAAGGTGAACCTACGCCTAAACAATTAGAAGATTTAGTTAAGTTTTGTAGAGAAAGCAATATAAAAACTGTTTTTTCAGAATCCCTTGCAAGTCCTAAGGTATCAGAAACATTAGCGAATGAAGTAGGTGCAAAGGTGGTTCCAATCTTAACATTAGAATCGAAGGAAGATGATAAGAGTTATATTGAATCAATGAGATATAATTTAGATGAAATTTATAAATGTTTAGAAAATGAATAA
- a CDS encoding permease: MKTKINIVLGFIGSGKTSFINSMLKTDELANEKIVILQNEFGETDINDKLYNSNKLMNIINLKNDSNEDITDMYIRNILLKYSPDRIFIEENSMKNPNSIINIFNDKSVKKLCKIDDIVAIINAKQFFILLKNLKNIISNQIFNSDSIVLNSINELDKNEFKIIQKEIKKINETASLIEYVPNLNIKEIFQEEFREIRNRSNFSIMKNLFYMGGLVLLFTCLVSLYMSDSISYNGYLVKFQKLYIVFLSILIQGLPFILVGSFVSAIIQIYISKDTFIKIFPKNIFLSCILAAFAGLLFPICDCGTIPVVKGFMKKKIPIGAGITFMLAAPIVNPIAIISTMYAFQGMKSVVIYRVCSGIIIAIVVGLTMQLSIKKGEEILKDNTNLTSCNCGLCDNEDNTSENKFEKIRSVFIHAGEEFFNTGKYMIIGTVLSTIFQNVISLNNKGYLPNDNRLSLIFMILISFLLSICSTSDAFVAKGFLTQFSINSVMGFLVVGPMLDIKNAIMLFGNFKNKFVLKLMFFVFLVSYCVLINIGLIYLSY; encoded by the coding sequence ATGAAAACTAAAATAAATATTGTTTTGGGTTTTATTGGATCTGGAAAAACTAGTTTTATAAATTCTATGTTAAAGACAGATGAATTGGCAAATGAAAAAATTGTAATTCTCCAAAATGAATTTGGAGAAACCGATATTAATGATAAACTATATAATTCCAATAAATTAATGAATATTATTAATTTAAAAAATGATTCAAATGAAGATATTACTGATATGTATATAAGAAATATTTTATTAAAGTATTCTCCGGATAGAATATTCATTGAAGAAAATAGCATGAAAAATCCTAATTCTATTATTAATATTTTTAATGACAAGTCCGTCAAAAAATTATGTAAAATTGATGATATTGTAGCTATAATTAACGCAAAACAATTTTTCATACTTTTGAAAAATCTAAAAAATATTATAAGTAATCAAATTTTTAATAGCGATAGCATAGTATTAAATAGTATAAATGAATTAGATAAAAATGAATTTAAAATTATACAAAAAGAAATTAAGAAGATTAATGAAACAGCTAGTCTTATAGAATATGTCCCTAACTTAAATATAAAAGAAATTTTTCAAGAGGAATTTAGAGAAATAAGAAATAGAAGTAATTTTTCTATAATGAAAAACTTGTTTTATATGGGGGGACTAGTATTACTATTTACTTGTTTAGTATCTCTTTATATGAGTGATTCTATTAGCTATAATGGCTATTTAGTTAAGTTTCAAAAATTATATATTGTATTTTTAAGTATTTTAATTCAAGGATTACCGTTCATTTTAGTAGGAAGCTTCGTGTCTGCAATAATACAAATTTATATTTCTAAAGACACATTTATAAAAATATTTCCCAAAAATATTTTTTTATCATGCATATTAGCAGCTTTTGCTGGTTTATTATTTCCTATATGTGACTGCGGGACAATCCCGGTTGTTAAAGGATTTATGAAAAAGAAAATACCTATAGGTGCTGGAATTACTTTTATGTTAGCTGCACCTATAGTAAATCCAATAGCTATTATTTCAACAATGTATGCTTTTCAAGGCATGAAATCAGTAGTAATTTATAGAGTTTGTTCAGGAATAATTATTGCAATAGTGGTAGGCTTAACTATGCAACTTTCAATTAAAAAAGGGGAAGAAATATTAAAGGATAATACTAATTTAACAAGCTGTAATTGCGGGCTATGTGATAATGAAGATAATACTTCAGAAAATAAGTTTGAGAAAATTAGATCGGTGTTTATTCACGCTGGGGAGGAATTTTTTAATACAGGTAAATATATGATAATAGGTACAGTTCTTTCTACCATTTTTCAAAATGTAATATCATTAAATAACAAGGGTTACCTTCCTAATGATAATAGACTTTCACTTATATTTATGATATTAATATCTTTTTTACTTTCAATTTGTTCAACATCAGATGCATTTGTTGCAAAAGGTTTTTTGACACAGTTTTCTATAAACTCTGTAATGGGGTTCCTAGTAGTTGGACCAATGCTTGATATAAAAAATGCAATTATGCTTTTTGGTAATTTTAAAAATAAATTCGTTTTAAAGTTAATGTTTTTTGTTTTTCTAGTATCATATTGTGTTTTAATAAACATTGGGTTAATTTACTTATCATATTAA
- a CDS encoding TIGR03943 family putative permease subunit, with protein MKKLDMDVILKMLILLGFSIFYLVIILNNQILIYVHPRIVPFAIFGMISMFIIALFFIPDSINNRKRKIKLKNYVVFAIPLILVFFMQSTNANSYTASNKDKNTDITDNLDSAGSTYEIYSGKTESNGQGVVNKKQLDIRNNIIEVNQRNFVFSIDEIIDNIDKYEGKEIEIAGFVYRNKELKENEFILGRFMMVCCAADMQIAGLRCDNNSLESYRNDTWVKVKGKIKKDTYDGAVDPIIVLEHIEKDNNPDTSYVYPF; from the coding sequence ATGAAAAAATTAGATATGGATGTAATATTAAAAATGCTGATATTATTAGGTTTTTCAATATTTTATCTTGTGATTATTTTAAATAATCAAATATTAATTTATGTACATCCAAGAATTGTTCCATTTGCAATATTTGGAATGATATCGATGTTTATAATTGCATTATTTTTTATTCCAGATAGTATTAATAATAGAAAAAGAAAAATTAAGCTGAAAAATTATGTTGTCTTTGCAATTCCATTAATCCTAGTATTCTTTATGCAAAGTACTAATGCAAATTCATATACTGCTTCTAATAAAGATAAAAATACTGATATTACAGATAATTTGGATTCTGCTGGTTCAACATATGAAATATATAGTGGTAAAACTGAAAGCAATGGACAAGGTGTAGTTAATAAAAAACAATTAGATATTAGAAATAATATTATTGAAGTAAATCAAAGAAATTTTGTATTTTCCATTGATGAAATTATAGATAATATTGATAAATATGAAGGAAAAGAAATAGAAATAGCAGGATTTGTTTATAGAAATAAAGAACTAAAAGAAAATGAGTTTATATTAGGAAGGTTTATGATGGTATGCTGTGCTGCTGACATGCAAATTGCTGGACTTAGATGTGATAATAATAGTTTAGAATCTTACAGGAATGATACTTGGGTTAAAGTTAAAGGAAAAATTAAAAAAGATACTTATGATGGTGCAGTAGATCCGATTATAGTATTAGAACATATAGAAAAAGATAATAATCCAGATACTTCATATGTATATCCATTTTAA
- a CDS encoding metallophosphoesterase, which produces MEILKNLSKEEKRLVMLVAVVILSVFIIYGLTNLMIAKEAMTWILIMCPSLPHYIFYIIYSICAVSVFIMFSLPARYRVRKYIACFSYYWMGSYFYLLLTTLISIIIVFFCFQFGFVSPDFQRQVVFIKGWIVFITVLGTLIYGRINAKDIKLNSYDIRIDKKAEISELKIALISDIHLSGINNYGHFSKVIKKINSTNPDLVCFSGDIFDSDYYAMENSEKIQELLKEIKSKYGTYACMGNHDAGKTYKEMIEFLQKSPVKVLNDDYINIENKFVIAGRRDSRPIGYQGEARGQLLDLDEKSKELPVIVLDHQPSNIKEYNSNIDLVLCGHTHRGQIFPLNYITNAIFDVDYGYYRKDKDSPHVIVSSGVGTWGPPFRIGTNNEVVSINVLFRK; this is translated from the coding sequence TTGGAAATTTTAAAAAATTTATCAAAAGAAGAAAAGAGGTTAGTTATGCTAGTTGCTGTAGTTATTCTTAGTGTATTTATTATTTATGGCCTTACTAATTTAATGATTGCTAAAGAGGCAATGACATGGATTCTTATAATGTGTCCAAGTTTACCTCACTATATTTTTTATATAATTTATTCAATTTGTGCTGTATCAGTTTTTATTATGTTTTCTTTGCCTGCTAGATATAGAGTGCGAAAGTATATAGCTTGTTTTTCATATTATTGGATGGGCAGTTATTTCTATCTGCTGTTAACAACTTTAATTTCAATTATAATAGTGTTTTTTTGCTTCCAGTTTGGTTTTGTTAGTCCAGATTTTCAACGGCAAGTAGTTTTTATTAAAGGTTGGATTGTATTTATTACTGTTTTAGGTACTTTAATCTATGGAAGAATTAATGCGAAAGATATAAAACTCAATTCTTACGATATAAGGATTGATAAGAAAGCTGAAATTAGTGAATTGAAAATAGCCTTAATAAGTGATATTCATTTGAGTGGCATAAACAATTACGGGCATTTTAGTAAAGTAATTAAGAAGATAAATAGTACAAATCCAGATCTTGTATGCTTTTCTGGGGATATTTTTGATAGTGATTATTATGCAATGGAAAATTCAGAAAAGATACAAGAATTGTTGAAGGAGATCAAATCTAAATACGGAACATATGCTTGTATGGGGAACCATGACGCAGGTAAAACTTATAAGGAAATGATTGAGTTTCTTCAAAAATCACCTGTCAAGGTTTTAAATGATGATTACATTAATATTGAAAATAAATTTGTAATAGCTGGAAGAAGGGATTCAAGGCCTATTGGATATCAAGGTGAAGCAAGAGGACAACTTCTTGATTTAGATGAGAAATCTAAGGAGTTACCCGTTATTGTACTAGATCATCAGCCTTCAAATATTAAGGAATATAATTCAAATATAGATCTTGTTTTATGTGGCCATACTCATAGAGGACAAATTTTCCCTCTTAATTATATTACAAATGCAATATTTGATGTTGATTATGGATATTATAGAAAAGACAAAGATAGTCCTCATGTGATTGTATCCTCTGGGGTAGGTACTTGGGGTCCGCCATTTAGAATTGGTACTAATAATGAAGTGGTTAGCATAAATGTGCTTTTTAGGAAATAA
- a CDS encoding thioredoxin family protein, translating to MTYQDRINDNINNSKMLILYFSNKACGACEVIRSKVEKLLELYPEINIIDIDGEKEMKFAAMKSVFSFPLLILYIEGKETMRFGRNIDFLEFEKSIDRYYKYLS from the coding sequence GTGACATATCAGGATAGAATTAATGACAATATTAATAATAGTAAAATGCTTATTTTATATTTTAGTAATAAAGCATGTGGAGCTTGCGAAGTTATCAGGAGTAAGGTTGAGAAGCTTTTAGAATTATATCCTGAAATCAATATTATAGATATAGACGGTGAAAAAGAAATGAAATTTGCAGCAATGAAAAGTGTTTTCTCCTTTCCTTTGTTAATACTCTATATTGAAGGTAAAGAAACAATGAGATTTGGAAGAAATATCGATTTTCTTGAATTTGAAAAAAGTATTGATAGATACTATAAATATCTTAGTTAG
- a CDS encoding DMT family transporter: MKKGYLYIALTTIIFSTMEIVLKFISGVFNPIQLTFTRFFIGGLFLIPFALNALHKKHSSISAKDLRYFAFLGFLGTVVSMVLYQLAVQNSKASVVAVLFSCNPVFVTILAFFLLKEAIHKNNVLALILEVVGTIIIINPLNTQLSVLGTILTIASTLTFAFYGVSGKKKCAKYGGIVVTCFGFLFGSLEMLALIGLSHISPIANLFYSSGLEIFSNIPLFTGYTLSTFPIVSYICIINTGVGFACYFKSMEETSAQVTSLVFFFKPILAPILALILLHEVIPFNMLIGILFILLGSLSSILPGLSTQNNTN, from the coding sequence ATGAAAAAGGGATATTTATATATAGCTTTGACAACTATTATTTTTAGTACAATGGAAATCGTACTAAAGTTTATTTCTGGAGTATTTAATCCTATACAGCTTACTTTTACTAGATTTTTTATAGGTGGGTTATTTTTAATTCCCTTTGCTTTAAATGCACTTCATAAAAAACATTCTTCTATTTCAGCTAAAGATTTGCGCTATTTTGCTTTTTTAGGTTTCTTAGGTACTGTTGTGAGTATGGTGTTATATCAATTGGCAGTCCAAAACTCAAAGGCTTCTGTTGTTGCTGTTTTATTTAGCTGCAATCCAGTCTTTGTTACAATCTTGGCTTTCTTTCTATTGAAAGAAGCTATTCACAAAAACAATGTTCTTGCTTTAATTCTTGAAGTTGTTGGAACAATAATCATAATAAATCCATTAAATACACAACTTAGTGTACTTGGTACCATACTTACAATTGCATCTACATTAACTTTTGCTTTTTATGGAGTTTCTGGTAAAAAGAAATGCGCTAAATATGGAGGTATCGTAGTTACTTGCTTTGGTTTTTTATTTGGAAGTCTTGAAATGTTAGCTTTAATTGGTTTAAGTCATATATCTCCTATTGCAAACTTGTTTTATTCTAGTGGACTTGAAATCTTCTCAAATATACCTTTATTTACAGGATACACTTTAAGCACATTTCCTATTGTATCGTATATTTGTATTATTAATACTGGCGTTGGATTTGCTTGTTATTTTAAATCAATGGAAGAAACTTCTGCACAAGTTACTTCTTTAGTTTTCTTCTTTAAACCAATATTAGCGCCAATTCTTGCATTAATTTTACTACATGAAGTAATCCCATTTAATATGCTTATTGGTATTCTATTTATACTTTTGGGCTCACTTTCATCTATTTTGCCTGGACTATCAACTCAAAATAATACTAACTAA
- a CDS encoding beta-glucoside-specific PTS transporter subunit IIABC produces the protein MDYAKIAQDILKNLGGRDNVKELSHCMTRLRFKLNNSSKVNKDVISKIEGVISVVEGMGQFQVVIGNKVTKVYDEMIKLVPESGVSTSDSAERQSIGNALLSGLSGIFVPIVPAIAGSGMVKGILAIWVLFYSNKYGIDVKQYQSYIILNALSDAVFYFLPIFLAFTAAKVFKTSQVLSMIIAATLCYPAFTALMTGKDAVDFLGLSVTKAPYTSSVIPIIIAVWVLSYVERFFEKHIPEVLKIIMVPTCVLLVMLPATILLFGPIGIYLGNAINFAYKSIYIFSPVLCGAFIGGLWCVLVIFGAHKALVPIGINDVAQTGRQNLLAFAGAANFSQAGSALGVFFKTKNKQLKTISMSASITALFGITEPAIYGANLRLKKPMVCAVICGAIGGGIMGIGGSYGNAFANQGILTIPVYASAGMVPFLSYLGGCAIAFFGSAILTYIVGFEDIENEDEEADKTSNSPENLYFSDDLEITSPLSGKVIPLTEVNDNVFSSKVIGTGVALIPTDGIIKAPADCKVVSLFPTLHAIGLKLDNGAELLIHIGINTVELKGRHFESYVKQGDYVKKGNKLISFDKDKLKEAGYDITTPVIVSNTGDFADVSTCESKHVSDNDIIISLAK, from the coding sequence ATGGATTATGCAAAAATAGCACAAGATATTTTGAAAAATTTAGGTGGAAGGGATAATGTAAAAGAATTATCTCATTGTATGACACGCCTCAGATTTAAATTAAATAATTCATCTAAAGTAAATAAAGACGTAATTTCCAAAATCGAAGGTGTTATTTCAGTTGTTGAAGGTATGGGACAATTTCAAGTTGTAATAGGAAACAAGGTTACAAAGGTTTATGATGAAATGATTAAATTAGTACCGGAATCAGGTGTTTCAACTTCAGATTCTGCTGAAAGACAAAGTATTGGGAATGCACTTTTATCTGGTTTATCAGGCATCTTTGTTCCTATAGTTCCTGCTATTGCTGGATCTGGTATGGTTAAAGGGATTTTAGCAATTTGGGTACTATTTTATTCAAATAAATATGGAATTGATGTAAAACAATATCAAAGCTATATTATTTTAAATGCATTATCTGATGCTGTATTTTATTTCTTACCTATATTTTTAGCATTTACAGCAGCTAAAGTATTTAAAACTAGTCAAGTATTATCAATGATTATTGCAGCAACTTTATGTTATCCTGCTTTCACTGCACTTATGACAGGAAAGGATGCAGTTGATTTTTTGGGACTTTCTGTGACAAAAGCGCCTTATACCTCTTCTGTAATTCCAATTATCATTGCAGTATGGGTACTATCTTATGTAGAAAGATTCTTTGAAAAACATATACCAGAAGTATTAAAAATTATTATGGTTCCAACCTGTGTCTTGCTTGTGATGCTTCCTGCTACAATTTTACTATTTGGACCTATTGGAATATATTTGGGAAATGCTATTAACTTTGCTTATAAATCTATTTATATATTTAGTCCAGTTTTATGTGGAGCTTTTATTGGAGGTTTATGGTGCGTGTTGGTTATTTTTGGTGCACATAAAGCTTTAGTTCCAATTGGTATTAATGATGTTGCACAAACTGGAAGGCAAAATCTTTTGGCTTTTGCAGGTGCAGCTAACTTTTCACAAGCTGGTTCTGCACTTGGAGTATTCTTTAAGACAAAAAATAAGCAATTAAAAACAATTTCTATGTCTGCTAGTATTACTGCTCTTTTTGGAATCACAGAACCTGCTATCTATGGTGCAAACCTTAGATTAAAAAAACCAATGGTATGTGCTGTAATCTGCGGTGCTATTGGTGGTGGAATTATGGGGATTGGAGGATCTTATGGAAATGCCTTTGCAAACCAAGGTATCTTAACAATACCTGTTTATGCTTCAGCTGGAATGGTACCATTTTTAAGTTACTTAGGCGGTTGTGCTATTGCATTCTTTGGTTCTGCTATTTTAACTTATATAGTTGGTTTTGAAGATATAGAAAATGAGGATGAGGAAGCAGATAAAACTAGCAATTCACCTGAAAATTTATATTTTAGCGATGATCTTGAAATTACATCTCCATTAAGTGGAAAAGTTATTCCATTAACTGAGGTAAATGATAATGTATTTTCATCAAAGGTTATAGGTACCGGCGTAGCTTTAATTCCAACTGATGGAATAATAAAAGCCCCTGCTGACTGTAAAGTAGTTTCACTATTCCCTACGTTACATGCTATAGGCTTAAAATTAGATAATGGAGCTGAATTATTAATTCATATTGGAATTAATACAGTAGAATTAAAGGGAAGACATTTCGAATCATATGTAAAACAAGGTGATTATGTAAAAAAGGGAAATAAACTAATATCTTTTGATAAGGATAAGCTTAAAGAAGCAGGATATGATATTACAACACCAGTAATAGTTAGTAATACAGGGGATTTTGCAGATGTAAGTACATGTGAAAGTAAACATGTATCAGATAACGATATAATTATTTCTCTAGCAAAATAA